One part of the Deinococcus aquiradiocola genome encodes these proteins:
- the preA gene encoding NAD-dependent dihydropyrimidine dehydrogenase subunit PreA, translated as MADLSIDFAGIRSPNPFWLASAPPTNSGAQIHRAFEYGWGGAVWKTIGAPVLNISNRYGGLSLGGQRLLAINNVELISDRPLDVNLREIAEVKRLWPDRAVIVSAMVDADPQAWKDIVMMIEDTGADGIELNYGCPQGMSERGMGAAVGQVPEMCELNTHWVTSVTRLPVIVKLTPNITHIVDPAHAALRGGAHALSLINTINSVMKVDLDTLLVTPSIGGRGTHGGYAGPAVKPIALNMLTELMTDPQVLRSGVPISGMGGIQTWRDAAEFLLLGATSLQVCTAAMHYGYRIIEDLTDGLSNWMDDHGFQTIADVTGTSLPQMSTFGQLDLSHQSVARIDQNKCIGCDLCYTACNDTAHQCIDLVSPGGIHVDPGYDMRVNGREITATRPRPVVRESDCVGCALCANVCPVDGCITMVTVPSGRESVTWDELTAQQPAVTQQWTAMQQYREEAGIEIH; from the coding sequence CGCGGGCATCCGCTCCCCCAACCCCTTCTGGCTCGCGTCCGCGCCACCCACCAACAGCGGCGCGCAGATCCACCGCGCCTTCGAGTACGGCTGGGGCGGCGCCGTCTGGAAAACCATCGGCGCGCCCGTCCTGAACATCAGCAACCGCTACGGCGGACTCTCCTTAGGCGGACAACGCCTGCTCGCCATCAACAACGTCGAACTCATCAGCGACCGCCCCCTGGACGTCAACCTCCGCGAGATCGCCGAAGTGAAGCGCCTCTGGCCCGACCGGGCCGTCATCGTGTCCGCCATGGTCGACGCCGACCCGCAGGCCTGGAAAGACATCGTCATGATGATCGAGGACACCGGCGCCGACGGCATCGAACTCAACTACGGCTGCCCGCAGGGCATGAGCGAACGCGGCATGGGCGCCGCCGTCGGCCAGGTCCCCGAAATGTGCGAACTGAACACGCACTGGGTCACCAGCGTCACCCGGCTCCCCGTCATCGTGAAACTCACGCCGAACATCACGCACATCGTCGACCCCGCCCACGCCGCACTGCGCGGAGGCGCCCACGCCCTCTCCCTCATCAACACCATCAACAGCGTCATGAAAGTCGACCTGGACACGCTCCTCGTCACGCCCAGCATCGGTGGGCGCGGCACGCACGGCGGGTACGCCGGCCCGGCCGTCAAACCCATCGCGCTCAACATGCTGACCGAACTCATGACCGACCCCCAGGTGCTGCGCAGCGGCGTCCCCATCAGCGGCATGGGCGGCATCCAGACGTGGCGCGACGCCGCCGAATTCCTGCTCCTCGGCGCCACCAGCCTGCAGGTCTGCACGGCCGCCATGCACTACGGGTACCGCATCATCGAAGACCTCACCGACGGCCTCAGCAACTGGATGGACGACCACGGCTTCCAGACCATCGCCGACGTGACCGGCACCTCCCTCCCACAGATGAGCACCTTTGGACAGCTGGACCTCAGCCACCAGTCCGTCGCCCGCATCGACCAGAACAAATGCATCGGCTGCGACCTCTGCTACACGGCCTGCAACGACACCGCCCACCAGTGCATCGACCTCGTCAGCCCAGGCGGCATCCACGTCGACCCTGGCTACGACATGCGCGTGAACGGCCGCGAGATCACCGCCACCCGCCCCCGCCCCGTCGTGCGCGAAAGCGACTGCGTCGGCTGCGCCCTGTGCGCCAACGTCTGCCCCGTCGACGGCTGCATCACCATGGTCACCGTCCCCAGCGGCAGAGAGAGCGTCACCTGGGACGAACTGACCGCCCAGCAGCCCGCCGTCACCCAGCAGTGGACCGCCATGCAGCAGTACCGCGAAGAAGCCGGAATCGAGATTCACTGA
- the hydA gene encoding dihydropyrimidinase, which yields MTLLIQNGTVVTHERQFVADIFIEGEIITAIGAHLEVPEGARVIDASGKYVFPGFIDPHVHIHLPFMGTFAKDTHATGSQAALVGGTTTFIEMLAPGGSERLMDGWRTWTGMAEGRSACDYTFHIGVTRWDDETEATLRELAAQGMKSFKVFLAYKGAFGIDDAALYRTLALAKELGVIVTAHCENAELVAQLQGKLLAEGKTGPEWHEPSRPESVEAEGTAHFATFLEMTGAKGYVVHLSNALALKAALDAKARGVDISVEGVVPHFLLDRTLTEREDGAKFVMSPPLRDRSNQAVLWRALEDGLIDTVGTDHCPFDVAQKDMGRENFTLIPNGIPAIEDRVNLMYTYGVSRGELSLTRFVDALSTRPAQLFGLYPRKGAVAVGSDADLVIYDPAYRGHISAATSHMNTDYSAFEGWEIDGRPEVVTVRGQVAVEGGAFVGDAGRGQLLRR from the coding sequence ATGACCCTACTCATTCAGAACGGTACTGTCGTCACGCACGAGCGGCAATTCGTGGCGGACATTTTCATCGAGGGCGAGATCATCACGGCCATCGGGGCGCATCTGGAGGTGCCAGAGGGCGCGCGGGTCATCGATGCGAGCGGGAAGTACGTGTTTCCGGGCTTCATCGATCCGCATGTGCACATCCATCTGCCGTTCATGGGGACGTTCGCAAAGGACACGCATGCGACGGGGTCGCAGGCGGCACTGGTGGGCGGGACGACCACGTTCATCGAGATGCTCGCGCCGGGCGGGAGTGAGCGTCTGATGGACGGGTGGCGCACGTGGACGGGCATGGCGGAGGGTCGCAGCGCGTGCGATTACACCTTTCATATCGGCGTGACCCGCTGGGACGATGAGACGGAGGCGACGCTGCGGGAGCTGGCGGCGCAGGGCATGAAGTCCTTCAAGGTGTTCCTGGCGTACAAGGGGGCGTTCGGGATTGATGATGCGGCGCTGTACCGGACGCTGGCGCTGGCGAAAGAGCTGGGCGTGATCGTGACGGCGCACTGCGAGAACGCGGAGCTGGTGGCGCAGTTGCAGGGGAAGCTGCTGGCGGAGGGGAAGACGGGGCCGGAGTGGCACGAGCCGAGCCGTCCGGAGAGCGTGGAGGCGGAGGGCACGGCGCACTTCGCGACGTTTCTGGAGATGACGGGCGCGAAGGGGTACGTGGTGCACCTGAGCAATGCGCTGGCATTGAAGGCGGCGCTGGACGCGAAGGCGCGCGGGGTGGACATCAGTGTGGAGGGGGTGGTGCCGCACTTCCTGCTGGACCGGACGCTGACGGAGCGGGAGGACGGCGCGAAGTTCGTGATGTCGCCGCCCCTGCGGGACAGGTCGAATCAGGCGGTGCTGTGGCGGGCGCTGGAGGACGGGCTGATCGACACGGTCGGCACGGATCACTGTCCGTTCGACGTGGCGCAGAAGGACATGGGGCGGGAGAATTTCACGCTCATCCCGAACGGCATTCCGGCCATCGAGGACCGCGTGAACCTGATGTACACGTACGGCGTGAGTCGCGGGGAGTTGAGCCTGACGAGGTTCGTGGACGCGCTCAGCACCCGGCCCGCGCAGCTGTTCGGGCTGTACCCGCGCAAGGGTGCGGTGGCGGTGGGGAGTGACGCGGACCTCGTGATCTACGACCCGGCCTACCGGGGGCACATTTCGGCGGCCACGAGTCACATGAACACCGATTACAGCGCGTTCGAGGGCTGGGAGATCGACGGGCGGCCCGAGGTGGTCACGGTGCGCGGGCAGGTGGCGGTGGAGGGCGGCGCGTTCGTGGGTGACGCGGGGCGCGGGCAGCTGCTCAGGCGGTAG
- a CDS encoding ABC transporter ATP-binding protein, which yields MTQTAQSSTSVPLQGSPEAPIVSVRDLQMVFQVPGGQTVALQDANLSIERGEFISLIGPSGCGKTTLLRLLADLVQPTGGQILIAGRSAQAARQERQYGYVFQAPALMEWRSVLKNVLLPLEVMNVPGDRVGRAREMLRLVGLEKFERNYPWQLSGGMQQRVSIARALAFDPPLLFMDEPFGALDEITREKLNLELLRLWRETGKTVIFVTHSIPEAVFLSTRVVVMTARPGKIEGIVDVDLPHPRSDETRELPRFFEIATQIRELLKRGHS from the coding sequence GTGACGCAAACTGCTCAGAGTTCCACTTCCGTTCCGCTGCAGGGTTCGCCGGAGGCGCCGATCGTGTCGGTGCGTGACCTGCAGATGGTGTTTCAGGTGCCGGGCGGTCAGACGGTCGCGCTGCAGGACGCGAACCTCAGCATCGAGAGGGGCGAGTTCATCAGCCTGATCGGGCCGAGCGGGTGCGGCAAGACCACGCTGCTGCGCCTGCTGGCGGACCTGGTGCAGCCGACCGGCGGGCAGATCCTGATCGCGGGCCGTTCGGCGCAGGCGGCGCGGCAGGAGCGGCAGTACGGGTACGTGTTCCAGGCGCCCGCACTGATGGAATGGCGCAGCGTGCTGAAGAACGTGCTGCTGCCGCTGGAGGTCATGAACGTGCCGGGAGACCGCGTGGGCCGGGCGCGCGAGATGCTGCGGCTGGTGGGGCTGGAGAAGTTCGAGCGGAATTACCCGTGGCAGCTGTCGGGCGGGATGCAGCAGCGCGTGAGCATCGCGCGGGCGCTGGCGTTCGACCCGCCGCTGCTGTTCATGGACGAGCCGTTCGGGGCGCTGGACGAGATCACGCGCGAGAAGTTGAACCTGGAGCTGCTGCGCCTGTGGCGCGAGACGGGCAAGACCGTGATCTTCGTGACGCACAGCATTCCGGAGGCGGTATTCCTGAGCACACGGGTGGTGGTGATGACGGCCCGGCCCGGCAAGATCGAGGGGATCGTGGACGTGGACCTGCCGCACCCGCGCAGCGACGAGACGCGCGAACTGCCGAGGTTCTTCGAGATCGCCACCCAGATCCGCGAGCTGCTGAAACGGGGGCATTCGTGA
- a CDS encoding ABC transporter permease, with protein sequence MTLPRRSPLLPMLVVAAVAALLYLPLMVWANYGPAARTLASGAELECRTALACATQLRNPVLPSPGQLAGGFRALSVPLTSPLSAPYNAVVTGGETLLGLALGAVVGLALAVLLVASRSFERATLPWLVASQTVPIVAIAPMLAVLLGQYGVQGFLPKAIIAAFIAFFPVAVGMSRGLRSPDALQLDLMRTYSASGSQTFRLLRFPASVPYLFTALKVAATAALVGSIVAEISTISFSGLGKMLAENSRASDTIALWVIMVYGAVLGVTLVGLVGLAERLVTPWKVRA encoded by the coding sequence GTGACGCTGCCGCGCCGCTCGCCGCTGCTGCCGATGCTGGTGGTGGCGGCCGTGGCGGCCCTGCTGTACCTGCCCTTGATGGTGTGGGCGAACTACGGTCCGGCGGCCAGGACCCTGGCGAGCGGCGCGGAACTGGAGTGCAGGACGGCGCTCGCGTGCGCGACGCAGCTGCGCAACCCGGTGCTGCCGTCGCCGGGACAGCTGGCGGGCGGCTTCCGGGCGCTGAGCGTGCCGCTGACCTCGCCGCTGTCCGCGCCGTACAACGCGGTCGTGACGGGCGGCGAGACGCTGCTGGGGCTGGCGCTCGGGGCGGTGGTGGGGCTGGCGCTGGCGGTGCTGCTCGTCGCGAGCCGCAGCTTCGAGCGCGCGACCCTGCCGTGGCTGGTCGCGTCGCAGACGGTGCCGATCGTGGCGATCGCGCCGATGCTGGCGGTGCTGCTCGGGCAGTACGGCGTGCAGGGCTTCCTGCCGAAGGCGATCATCGCGGCGTTCATCGCGTTCTTCCCGGTCGCGGTCGGCATGAGCCGGGGCCTGCGCAGCCCGGACGCGCTGCAGCTGGACCTGATGCGGACGTACAGCGCCTCGGGCAGTCAGACGTTCCGGCTGCTGCGCTTCCCGGCGAGCGTGCCGTACCTGTTCACGGCCCTGAAGGTCGCGGCGACGGCGGCGCTGGTGGGCAGCATCGTCGCGGAGATCAGCACCATCAGCTTCTCGGGGCTCGGCAAGATGCTGGCCGAGAACTCCCGCGCGAGCGACACGATCGCCCTGTGGGTGATCATGGTGTACGGCGCGGTGCTGGGCGTGACGCTGGTGGGCCTGGTGGGCCTCGCGGAGCGGCTCGTGACGCCCTGGAAGGTCCGCGCGTGA
- a CDS encoding ABC transporter permease, with protein sequence MTGGTVSVPARTPGRAASVGTLALAVAMAGLLGACLLLARQPQPTSPAAWLLGVLALLVLGGVGVRSAAQGESRAARTLPAVFTLLLGVLGAEALLRAYAVPAGLIPTPSLVLRALWNARTVLLQDTLYTFGLEGLLGFLLGTLAGLLLALVVVRFRFLELGLLPYAALFSSIPIVALAPVIVKAVGLEWPSKTLVVAVTVLFPVVVGAVRGLQSAQPLHLDLMHTYAAAPAQTFREVRVPSALPFVFGALKVGSTLALISAIVAEFFGTDGHGLGFRIQIEVGRFNLDIVWAAIVLSSVVGIAFFSAVGLLERRLVTGAPGRDA encoded by the coding sequence GTGACGGGCGGCACGGTGAGCGTGCCCGCCCGCACGCCGGGGCGCGCGGCGAGCGTGGGAACGCTGGCCCTGGCGGTGGCCATGGCGGGCCTGCTGGGCGCGTGCCTGCTGCTCGCCCGGCAGCCGCAGCCCACGTCGCCCGCCGCGTGGCTGCTGGGCGTGCTGGCACTGCTGGTGCTGGGCGGGGTGGGCGTGCGCTCGGCCGCGCAGGGCGAGTCGCGCGCCGCGCGGACCCTCCCGGCCGTGTTCACGCTGCTGCTGGGCGTGCTGGGCGCGGAGGCGCTGCTGCGCGCGTACGCGGTGCCTGCCGGGCTGATCCCCACGCCGAGCCTCGTGCTGCGCGCCCTGTGGAACGCGCGGACGGTGCTCCTGCAGGACACGCTGTACACCTTCGGGCTGGAGGGCCTGCTCGGCTTCCTGCTCGGCACGCTGGCGGGCCTGCTGCTGGCGCTGGTGGTCGTCCGTTTCCGCTTCCTGGAGCTGGGGCTGCTGCCGTACGCGGCGCTGTTCTCCAGCATTCCCATCGTGGCGCTCGCGCCGGTCATCGTGAAGGCAGTGGGGCTGGAGTGGCCGAGCAAGACGCTGGTGGTGGCCGTCACGGTGCTGTTCCCGGTCGTGGTGGGCGCGGTGCGTGGCCTGCAGTCGGCGCAGCCGCTGCACCTGGACCTGATGCACACGTACGCTGCGGCGCCCGCGCAGACGTTCCGTGAGGTGCGCGTCCCGAGCGCGCTGCCGTTCGTGTTCGGCGCGCTGAAGGTCGGCAGTACGCTGGCGCTCATCTCGGCAATCGTGGCGGAGTTCTTCGGGACGGACGGGCACGGGCTGGGCTTCCGCATTCAGATCGAGGTGGGGCGCTTCAACCTGGACATCGTGTGGGCGGCCATCGTGCTGAGCAGCGTGGTCGGCATCGCGTTCTTCAGCGCGGTGGGCCTGCTGGAGCGCCGCCTGGTGACGGGCGCGCCCGGACGGGACGCGTGA
- a CDS encoding ABC transporter substrate-binding protein — protein MKHTARLTATIAAALLVSAATSSAGAQKLVPVKLQLKWFPQAQFAGFFVAQAKGYFKAEGLDVTLLPIGDQSPIQTVATGAADFGTTWITDLLTARQQGIPVVHIAQLFQKSGYTLVALKSSGLKAPADFKGKRVGVWPSGNEYPAVALLKKYGLTTSLDSTVSNPSVQAVTYPFDPSIVFPDKVDLVSAMTYNEVDQIVGLGYPLDKLQVFHASDYGINLLEDLMFTSQRVLDDKNFRGSGMTGRQIAAKLVRASLKGWNYAVANQKEAVTDVLVQCGNTCKGSGSRASASGHQTWQMTEVAKLYQAGPTLKGMAGYLDPAVYRANVTLLKSLGILKADPAAGAVDYGVWEAATGKKAMK, from the coding sequence ATGAAGCACACCGCCAGACTGACCGCCACCATCGCCGCCGCCCTGCTCGTCTCGGCCGCCACGTCCAGCGCAGGCGCGCAGAAGCTCGTGCCGGTGAAACTCCAGCTGAAGTGGTTCCCGCAGGCGCAGTTCGCGGGCTTCTTCGTCGCGCAGGCCAAGGGGTACTTCAAGGCCGAGGGCCTCGACGTGACGCTGCTGCCCATCGGGGACCAGAGCCCCATCCAGACGGTCGCGACGGGCGCGGCGGACTTCGGCACCACCTGGATCACGGACCTGCTCACGGCCCGCCAGCAGGGCATCCCGGTCGTGCACATCGCGCAGCTGTTCCAGAAGAGCGGGTACACCCTGGTCGCCCTGAAGAGCAGCGGCCTGAAAGCGCCCGCCGACTTCAAAGGGAAGCGCGTGGGCGTCTGGCCGAGCGGGAACGAGTACCCGGCCGTGGCGCTCCTCAAGAAGTACGGGCTGACCACCAGCCTGGACTCCACCGTCAGCAACCCCAGCGTGCAGGCCGTCACGTACCCCTTCGATCCGAGCATCGTGTTCCCCGACAAGGTGGACCTCGTGAGCGCCATGACGTACAACGAGGTCGACCAGATCGTGGGCCTCGGGTACCCGCTCGACAAGCTGCAGGTGTTCCACGCGTCGGACTACGGCATCAACCTGCTCGAGGACCTGATGTTCACGTCGCAGCGGGTGCTGGACGACAAGAACTTCAGGGGGAGCGGCATGACGGGCCGCCAGATCGCCGCGAAACTCGTGCGCGCGAGCCTGAAAGGCTGGAATTACGCCGTCGCGAACCAGAAGGAAGCCGTGACGGACGTGCTCGTGCAGTGCGGGAACACCTGCAAGGGCAGCGGCAGCCGCGCCAGCGCCAGCGGGCACCAGACGTGGCAGATGACCGAAGTGGCCAAACTGTACCAGGCGGGCCCCACCCTGAAAGGCATGGCCGGATACCTCGACCCGGCCGTGTACAGGGCGAACGTGACGCTGCTGAAGTCCCTCGGCATCCTCAAGGCCGACCCGGCGGCGGGCGCGGTCGATTACGGCGTGTGGGAAGCGGCGACCGGCAAGAAAGCCATGAAGTGA
- a CDS encoding DUF3060 domain-containing protein yields the protein MPTSHTSPLAAALVAVLALHGVTAAQSATMTVPGLGQVLAGNATRQTLDCQGGAMTVNGNDNRVTLKGRCLRVSVNGNGNTVTAGTVGQIIVHGRGNAVRWHRAISGTRPAATLTGSGNTTPHY from the coding sequence ATGCCCACGTCCCACACGTCTCCCCTCGCCGCCGCCCTCGTGGCGGTCCTCGCTCTGCACGGCGTGACGGCCGCGCAGAGCGCCACCATGACCGTGCCGGGCCTGGGACAGGTCCTCGCCGGGAACGCGACCCGGCAGACGCTCGACTGCCAGGGCGGCGCCATGACCGTGAACGGCAACGACAACCGCGTCACCCTGAAGGGCCGCTGCCTGCGCGTGAGCGTGAATGGCAACGGCAACACCGTCACGGCAGGCACGGTCGGGCAGATCATCGTTCACGGGCGCGGCAACGCCGTCCGCTGGCACCGCGCGATCAGCGGCACGCGGCCCGCCGCCACCCTCACCGGCAGCGGCAACACCACCCCCCACTACTGA